Part of the Panicum virgatum strain AP13 chromosome 4N, P.virgatum_v5, whole genome shotgun sequence genome is shown below.
AATAAACCGCCACACGTTCATGCCCTGCCGTTGATCTAGAAACTTTATGAATTAAAAGAGAGTTAAGCATCATAAATTTAAACAAATATGTGGGAATTGATAATGGAGGATGAGAAGTCATAGGGCATACACTTCTACAAGCCCGCACAATATCCGATTCAGGTTCATTAGAGTATCCACGTACTCCCTGTGGagaaaattcaaacaaaaaggTTCAACAGACAGCTACGCAAATATCACATGACATAAGCTAAGGTCACTATATTACCTTGCCGAAGTAGCGCTGCAACAAAATATCCTTCACCACGTTGCACATGCCATAATAATATAACAAATTTGACATAACCTGGAAACATAGATCTATCAGTACAACATCATTATTCTGCAGGGAAAAGGTCTTTATTTGAAGCTAAATATTGAATAACTACCTTATTATAAAACCACTCTGACCATGAGGGGGTTTTACATAGAGGTGAAACAAGGATAAGTCCTAGTACTCGTTCTCTGTACTTTGTCTGCAATGAAGAACAAAATTACTAAGCATTTGTGCAAGCAGCATCGAACCCACTAGCTTAGAATAATCAAGAAATACATACTGCAAATAGAGTAAGAATGTATGCACCCGCAGTGACACCTAAACACATAACAGAGTCCAATctgtaaaataaaaaaagaaaagaagttaCTTCACAAATCTCAAGAAAATCTCCAAGCACTACCACTTTATCAAAGAATATGAGAAGATCTTACCCAAAGAAATCAAGTACGTCTGCGACTTGATCCGCTAAGTCATCAACAGATGCCACCGGTGAGCTTGGCAAAATCGGAGCAGCTCCTAACTGCATGATTTCCCGAAGTATAGTAAACCATGCAATCATGAAAAAAATTCTTCCAGAATTGCCAGATGCATCGTGCCAAGataaacgaaaaaaacaaacaTTCACTGTAACAGCAAGTTCTACTGACCTCATGTCCTGGGGGGCTGATATGGTAAATGCAAAAATTATGAAGCAGCAATGAAGCTGCTTCAGGACAGAAGAGCAGTCCTTGGAAACAAGACATATCTGATCAACAATAGTGGACTTCAGTCACATTACAGCAGAATTCTTAAATAATCCAACATAAGTTAAGCATGGTTGTAAAACTTACAGTTCAAGGCAATATCTGGATAGGTAATAAGAGCAGGCTTATCATGGTCACCATATATGGCAACAGATACAGATCCATGATTTGTTTGTATATGATGTTCCTGAAAGAAAAAAGGGGAAAGTCTAAATACTAGGAGAAAGTACGGTAAGAACAAAAATTATTAAACCACCAAGTTGTAGTTCACACCAGATAATAAAATCCATGTGCATGTCCTGCTATTAAATCTATGATTCTACAAAGGAGTATAGCAAAACTGAAGCAAAGTCTGTGAACCAGAACCAAAGTTCATTGTTTCCTATGTGTTTACCCTAAAAGCTTGTAGAGTGCTAGTAAAGAAAAGCATATGAAACATGATATGCTACAGTGATGTTTCCTAGACCACATCTCCTAGGGACAAGAAAGAAGGGGAAAGCTAGCACTAAGTACCAACAGGAAGTGATTCCTCCACCAAGCAAATAGCTAAAAACAATACTTATCAAGAAAAGCACATGCTAGGACAATATTATTAGCTGTTCTTTTCCATCAAAGGAAGGATATGCATGACGAGAAGTGGCTGTGAAGTAATGATTCAACATCACACCCATCCAATTTTGATGCATAACAATAATCTATCACAAAAGAGACTAGTACACTAAAAGCCATTTTTCCTAATAACAGAGCTAAAAAGATTTTCAGGTAATCCTGAGTGCAACTTCAACCCAAACCATTGGATCATAATCCTAGACAAGGTTTTAAAAAACGGTAGACGCTAGGCGAACGCttgcctatggtttagagttttttgtgattaaacgtggattgaacatgattaaacgtgtgttgtgattaaacgacactgtgattaaacgcaatgcttggccaccgttcagtatttaatcaagattaaatgaCGTTTAAAAACGTTTTTTAAAACACTGATCCTAGAGTTACCATGTTTTGGCCTGGCCACCTGGGCAGTTGTCTGGGAGAAGGTCCAGTTGGCAGAGAATAGAAGGCATCTGCTATGGACATATCTATGTGTGTGGGATGAAACCGAGTTTTAGATTTTGTCCACTGCTCAGTGGACCTTACCAGTCACTACTCCAGAATTGGATATAGGAAAAACTTAGCTAACCATAAATATAGTATCCCTAGCCAACCATATAGATTTTCTTAGACAACCCTTTTGTCCCCTCTGCACTAATCTAGTTTCTTTCCCAAGTCCCTTTCTACTGATTTTGTCGAGAATTATTTGTGTACAAGCAAAGGATGAGTAGTTCATCATAATATATTGACATCACAGTTTTATAGCTatatggaagatcaaattcaacTGCATTAGATTTCACAGACCATGTATAAACTCTGCATCCGCCAACCAAAAAATAAAGTTAGAGTAGCATCCATACAGAAAACAGGGGACCTTAAATCCATTAGACCTTGTTTCCATTCAATTTGCAGACATGCCTAGAGCTTAAGTTGCTTCAAGAAAGCAATGGGATATTTAGTGGAAGTTTGTGCTCGATAGCCCAGCTAAAGAATCGGAGATAACATGATTGGTTATAGAGAAATAAAAAGGGCATTTGGACACCCAAGCTACACCCCAAAAGCGTCAAGATCACATATTTATGGTTTCTTTTCTTCTGGCGATAAGCACGGACATAGCAGGCAACTGATTACTTAAATCGAATCAGCAAGGTACACAAAATCATATAGGGGTGTAGGACCACATGACTAAACGAGGACCATATACCAGAGAAAAGAATTCCGCATGGGCAAAGGCAGGTAGAGGCCAACACCCACTTGAGAACGCAACCCAAAAAATTTTTACCTCACCGATGCTACACGACGGCTGCCAATTCAGCATACACCGAGGCGCATGAAGCAAGTGGCAGGCTAGTGGTAGCAAACGACGGTACGGATGTGGGGAAGGGGCAGCGCAAGAGGGCAAAGCAGGAAGGACCGCCAAATTTAATCCAGAAGCAAGTGCGCCCCAAAATTACAATTTAGGTGGTCGAACTCATGCATGGTCCAACTCCAAATTCAAACTACGATAAACCACAAACCTGATTCGATAGATCCTACAAGAAAACAGGCTTGAATCTGAAACCAATACTacaatgcacccaaaacaaGCAAGCTCAGCTAGTggggaaaaaaaattcaagaaacgCAGCATCCTTTGGAACCGCTAACCCTACCACGCAAGGAACTAAATCAATTCAAAGCGAAGCTAAACCCCAAGATTACCAACTTGGCTTCTTCCGGTCATCCAATCCAAACCTCTCAATCCGCGCGCCCCAACCGTCCTCCCCCTCACGGAGAGCAGAAATCAACTGCAGCAGGGAAGAAAGGAATGGGAGGTAGAAGGGATGCCCGAACCTTGCCGCCGAAGGAGATGCGCTCGATATCCACCGACAGGACGGAGCCGCCGGAGTCgcccatccccgccgccgccgccgaccgcacGGGCGCTGCTGTCGAGGTGGCGTGGCACCGCCTTCCCTCTTCCCCAGTCCTGCCGCCTCCGGTTTCACCTACCAccccttctttctctctccaggatgctccggccgccgctgccttgCTTCCCCACCTGCGCATCTTGGAGGCGTTCTTGGCCTTGGCTTTAAACCGAGCGTCGTTCCTCACTTCCTCTGCGGCGCAGCGTTTTGGGCTTTAGCCCCTGGGAGTTTCCGGTTATTACGATCCGGTCCAGCTTACGCGGAGAGAGGAAACCGACAGGTCAAGAGTCCATCGGATATCTACGGCCGGTCAAGAGCACAATTCTCGTGTACAATGCTTCGAGTAGCATACTGCATTTTTTAATCCGGTTTTTAGCTTGCTTTTGTCAATAGTGTTTTAATTTCTTCTGTGGCTAAATATTTATTTGGTGATATGTAATTGCATAATTGAATTGCATAAGAAGGTTATCAATGCATTTAAATAATAGATCTGATTTTACATAAATATCAAATTGGTGATATGTAATTGCATACTTGTATTGTATAAGAGGGTTATCAATGCATTTAAATCCTAGCCCTGATTTTACACAGACCGGTGAGGTGAGTCTTGTTTTACCTACCTTGCAACTTGAAGCCCATGGGAAAAAAATTCAGCAGTCGAAGGACTCATTGTTAGCACCAGTAACTATTAGGATACCCGCCATCCAAAAATATAACATCTGCAGCAGATTACTCAGTACCTAAAAAAATTCTTCATATTACCAATAACTACTTTTATATTTTCGGTAACAGCTATTGCAGCAATCTACCAAAATCTAATCACCAAAAATAAGGTAGACGGATGAATCTCCTTCATTTAGGTGAGAGAAatgtgttttggtgattaccAAATACTTTTAGGTAATAAGGATTGTATTGTTAATCTGCTGGAGCACCTCCAATTACCAAAATACTGAAGTGCCATTGTTAGTACTAGGTAAAATcccttttttttgcgggtaggtAACATCTCTGCTACTAGCAAGCCCTACCGAGACAGCTGCATCTTCCTTTTTCTTATCACTGACATACAACATAGACATCATGGCACTATTGTTTTgtgaatataaaaatatatatagtcTTTGATTCATGACATAGGCGCCACAAGCTTGGTTTTCAAGCTGTTTCAGTTTGATGTTGGATTTCTATATGGTTTTTTTTGCAAGCTGAGAAGATTTAAGACTCCAAGATGAAAAACTTGGTGTATAACAAAATCTAGGcacctagaaaagccaaaacaatAATAATTTAGGACGGAGGAAGTACTAAAGGAGATAAGACGAATATCATGCTTCAAAGGATACCAAAATTTGTGCGTTACTTCTTGTAAATAAGAAACATTGAATCTATTGTCATCAAAGTGTTTATTCTTTAATAAGGAGTCATCAAAGTGTTTAtttatttctcttttctttctaacttttgtttctttaCATTTGGCTAGGCAATGTATGGCGCCCGTTTGCTGTTACAATCAAGCTTTGTTCAAGGGAAAAGATGGGAGAGCCAAACATTGCTTTCATGCCTTTTTGTCTTTTGTATTGTGCTTCAAGGATAAAGTGGCGATTGGATACACAAGCGGAGTGAACTAATGCATTGCTTAAATGATCAAATATGGTTGTAAGAAAAGGTCACCCCTGCTCTGTCAGAGCTGACTGAGCATCTTTTTCTATACttctattttctaaaaaaatggaagtttttttttgtgtgatgGAGTTTTACCGTCTGATATATATTTTCTTCAATGATGTGCTTTGATTCTGTCATAATGCCTGGGCTAAATTTAGGTCCatggaaataaaataaaatgtgaGAGATCATACTTGATTATGACAATAATTTCATCGGCTCATTCTtgctcaagaaaaaaaaacagaggcaGCTTATGGCTGATACATATATAAAATATACACGCATGCTTGTGGACGTATTTTCATCAGAAACAATTCAGATCAATCAAGTCTAACTAAAAATGATGATTATATATAACTTGAATGATAGACTTCAAATAGTGACATCAGAGGGATAAGCAATTGTTACAAGCTCTTCTCGAAGACAAGTATTTCCCATAGGTTGACTGAATAAACAATAGTTGGCTAAGCACCTTGGAGATTAAGGAACATGAAAAATAAACACGCATATGTCCCAGGCCACACAGTATTGtattcttccttttcttgaggACACCAGCAAGCTTCATGACGAGAAATAAACTTGCAAGCTAGAAGTCCCAGGGAATCACGTCAACTCAATCTTGATTGGCATTTGACTCATCACTTGCATGATTATTTATTCTATTTGTGACTTTATTAATCCAAATGCAGCTTTCTCGTCCTGAAGCTTACATCTAACAACGCCCTACCAAACTACCAGTACGCCCTAGAAATATTGGTTGCTTCTTCTAGAAGCGTTTTTCTCTGTGGCGCTACATGTGCCGCCTGGTAACCCCGGTCGGTTGCTCAGACGTCTCTATGCTGGTTGAATTTTAGAATCGCAGATTAAGAGTTGATGTAGCTTTCTTGCTCCAGTGGCGTGTACATGACGTCAGCGGAgaagttgttttttttttggtttggtgGCTTTTGGCTCTTGATATTCGAAATCTCTGCAGCAAAAGGCCACCGGCCAGTAGAGAGAACACTGttcatttattattttttttcaaaaagttAAAAGCATTAAGACAAATATATTAACTTTAAATACCGACCGTGAGGATAAATCATTTACAACTTTTAATAGCTTGTAGTACGGTTTTAGTTTTGTCTTAAACCAAACTTCTTTTAGCTCTGACagtgtttatataaaaatattctAATATCTACAACACTGAATCAGTGTCATTGGATCTATTGTGAACTTTGTCGTGATAGTGTATTTGTGTTTGGTAGTATAGATGTTATTAGTATATTTTATTTActataaatttgataaaaaatagATAAGTTTCACATTAGGATAAAACTAAACTAAGTTTACGTTTTAAAACAGAGACAATGTATTTCTAACAAATTAAGTAAAAAAAAGGTCAATTAGTCATTGATAAGAGTGAGAGTTGAACCACACATGAATCATTATTAGCAACCTAACTCGTATATATATAGCTCGTGTCATGAAAAATAGAGTAACTTTTTTGCCAAATCATCAATAATGCCGAATCGATAGCGCCGCGCATATGCAACCGCGATCCTGCGGCTACCGGTGCCGAGATGTGTACGTCCCGTTTCCTCAAATAAAAGAAGCTGCGCGCCCTCGTGCGCGCAGCGTGGAGCCAGTTTCATCAGTCCGTGGCGTGTGGCGATCACCAGCGCGACGACGACAATGTGCCTGCGGCATCCCGTGAGATCCACGCTGCACATTGCCAGGTCATGTCAaaaactttatttttttttcaacaaatAAAAAAGATCATTCTGAGACCATGGATGACACGAGCATGCATGTGACGCGCCCAGAGGCAAGCACGCAGACGCAGGGAGGGAGGACGACGAAAATGACGTGTGGCGTTGGTGAGGCAAGGCACCGATGCAAGTTTGGTTTGGGGGGGCCACGAAAGGAATTCGATCGACCAGCAGGGAGGATCGGGAttgaaggaaggaaggaaggaaacCTGCCCGGCTGTTGCCCGGAAAAAGACCGTCCCCAAACTCTCAAGTCTCAACTGTGCGGACCCCCCTCCAGATACTAGCCACCTGTCCAACCAGAGTATCGGACGGCATACTCATTCGGCTCGGCTCTTCAACGAATCGATAGGCTGCTCGCTCGGCTCAGTGCGCACAGCGCGGCATGTTCAGGTGGCGTGGCTTGGCTCCCCGGCGTAAGTCTCTCCCACAGGCACTTAGAGAATCTCATCGGCCGTCACATCCCGttggccgccgccgttgcctctCTCGTTCACTGCTGCCATCACCTCGTCATCTACCGTCGCCGCAGTCATCCACCGCCAGCCGCAAACCCGCTGTTGGGCAATCCCGGcgatccctcgccgccggttatCACCGGACACACGCACACAAACTGGACACACGCGAActcctcgaaacacatcaagaACACACGGGACTTTTGTGCCGCAACGAACTTCACAACATTTTCTaggatctctattcaatttaaAGGAAACTTTTAcactggccttgtttggtttatgCTATTCTAGGGAATAATGACACTTTGATCGTTAATTACGGTGctaaacaaagtcagtttacaaaaccaacttcagaacccccgtGCTAGGAACATTGAAGATTCTAATGaagtctttgaccgcgtgatttgaggatggttactgtagcattaatgtagTTAATCGTCGGTTAATTACCgtcgttagattcgtcgcgaaaagttacacccatccctgaaaaggttttgcaaatagacttcatttagcctGCCATGCAGAAGAGATTCTCTCCTAGAATATAGCCTATAACagacaaaccaaacaaggccacttGCTAAACTACCGGCCGTGGCCACAAACAACCACGACTGCCCAGTGCCCACGCGCATCCTGCTCCGTTCTTGTTGCACCATCCCACGACTGAAACATGTCGCACGCCACGGACTCAACGACAGGGCCTCGGCACGAACTTGCATGCGTCCGGCGCCTACAGACTCGGGCTCGTCCAACGGAAGCGAGCTGACTTATTCAGAAAACCAAAAAACGTAACTAGATAATGTGATGAACGTGCTAGGTTATCCAACAACCGCAATGGTTCCTAGAGAGAGGggagcatcgccgccgccgctaaccCGGCAGGCACCATAAGAATGCACTGGACAGTGCCAGTGGACAAGGGAGACGAGACACGCAATGgagggaggcggcagcggcagcggcagtagACAACATAGGCGGTagtggcggcggctgacggGATGCGGGCATACGGCAGTGGATGGGAGCGCGTAGGAGAGGATCAGACAGACTAGGGAGTCGAGCCAAACTAGCTAAAGATGTCGTGAGCCGAGTGAGCAGCCTATCGATTCGCTGAAGAGCCGAGCCGAATGAGCATGCCGCCCGATCCTTTGGTTGGACATGTGGCTAGCATCGGGAGAGGGTCCGCACGGTAGAGAGTTTGCGGACGGTCTCCactgaattttttttcctattGCCTGGGGTAGTGCGTACGCGGGAAGAAAATGGGGTGCGCCCCTCGCGCACGCCAGCTCGCGTGAGACTCCTGCCGCGATGCGAGGCAGCAACCATCGGACGGACGGACGACGCTTCCGGCTCGGCTCCCTCAGAGATCGGCTTCCGCGCGGCTCTCGGCGACCTTGGCTCGGTGAATCGAATAGCCAGCGCCCGACTCCGCTTCTTCGCTCCCTTCTTCTCCAATCGAGCCCTGATGCTCCAATACTCAGCGATGGCGGCGACGGGAGGCTTCGCAACAGCGTAGCTGTAATTCCTTCATGTACGTGTCCTCGTCGCGTACGCCACATAGGTGTCAGTCACTGTGGCAGGCGGCATACAAGTGTACACCCACGAACGATGTGTCCATGATTTATTGCTGGTCATGCGAATTTCCATGTTATAGGTTCCAAACGTCGGTGACTCAATGTTATGGGGAATGCCACCGTTCAATGTCACTAAATATCAATCCACACATGCCACCCTGATCCCCTCCGCATGCCGCCCTCGTTCACGTTGTTCCGACGTGCTGCGCGGGTGTGTGAGGAACCAAGAAACTAGAAAGGAATTACCAAGATAGAACAACGAATATGGGGGAATTTGGGGGGAGCAACAACAGCGATTTTATTGAATACAGATGAAAGATTCAGATATAAGGTctagccatggcggcggcctaCTGCTACTCTAAGATATTACTTAGGGTTTGTCTTCTTCGATACCCTTCTCGCCAACCAGGACCCAGCCTTAAATTGGCGGCGGCTGATTACATTAAGGATAATTGCATTGCTCAGCTAAACATTGTCTACGAACTGTAAAAGGAAGTAAAGCGATGTAGACCATTATTGCTCGCTATCGACCGTCAGATTACGCATCAACGTCTATCGCGAAGCCGACGAACCGGTACAGGAACACACCGACTTCTCATCATCCCTTCATTTGGCGAAGCCTGACGAAATTGATGAATAAACTCTGACGAAACTAAATAATGGACTTCATCATTGCCTTGCCTGACAAAGCCCTCCCCTTAACATCCTTGTCCTCAAAGATGGAAGGATGGAAAAACTATCCTGATGAAGGATGCATCCTCCCATATTGCCTCTGCTGATGGAAGATTAGACTAGTGTATTAACACTGAACAACAGGCTTATTGTTGCGTGGAATCATTCTTCTTTCCAAGATTTCAACCGTAGCTACTTTAATGTTCCCTTTTTCATCAATTAATGGTAGATCAGGTGTTGGAACTGCTCTAGGTCCAATATGCCTTTTCAATTGGCTTACATGAAGATACGGTGCAAGTGGcaagtttcttttctttttttttgcgatcaCCGGCCTCCTTCATTCATTGGGAACAGAGTTACATTCTCGGGTCACCAGGTTCATGACACAGGCTGGCACACATGACCACCAACCAAGCCTCGTCATGCCCGTGACCTGCTTAGCTATCGTATGAGCTACCTCATTACAAGAGCGAGTTACATAAGAGAATTTGAAAGACTCAAAACCCCTACTCAATACTCTAATCTCCTCCAGGATAGGTCCTATGGTAGATCGACAATTTTCACCCACCTCCCACAGACGCAAAACCTCCTGCGAATCAGTCTCTAGCCAAACTTTCGGAGCATTGACATGTCTCGCCAACTGCAGGCCATCGGGACATGCTAACGTCTCTGAGGTAAGAACATCAAGACAGTTTTCATACCATCTAGCACAGGCTCTGATGAACGCTCCATTGTCATCACGAAGTATAGCCCCAGATGCACCTTTCCACTGCCGATCATAGAAGGCACCGTCAGTGTTGCATTTCAACCAACCGGCCTCCGGTTTCTGCCAAAGTGGGGTGCCTTGAGGCTTCACAGATAATGGGGCAGACCCAGCCTGTTGCAGATCGAAAGCCATGTCAACTGCCCACTGAACCGCAAACTTGATTGGCCGAGAAGGTTCCCCATGTTTACTTCTATTCCGCTGCATCCACAGCGCATACATACCAATGAGAAAAACTGCTTGATCCTATTTTGCAACTCCTTTACAACTGATGAGATCAAACGCCCACGAGTCAGGATGTAACATTGGGAGTTTGGCCCCCGTCGTGCTTTTCATGTACTCCCAGAAGGATTTAGCCACTGAGCACTCCATCAACACATGTCGGATAGATTCAGAATCTGCCCCACAGAGATCACAATTTGCTATCGGCTCGATATGTTTCTTGTGTAGAATCTGACGAGTTGGGAGAAACTCGTTGATAACCCTCCACCAAAACACCTTAACCTTTGGGGGCACTTTCAATTTCCACAGCTTATTCCAATCGGTGTTCTCAGAAACACTTTCAGCTTGCAGGTTACTTTCATTGATGCGTCTAGTGTCCAGTAATCTGTAAGCAGATTTGACCGAGTACATACCGAATTTCTCTAGTTCCCAAGCCCAGAAATCCTCGTGGTTAGGCCTGACCGGTGTCCAAATGATGGCTTCAGCGTCTACTGGAAAGAAGATCTGCCGAATGAGTGCCTCATCCCACTGACCATTTTCCGACAATAGCTCACCCACCCTTGACACCAACTGTCCTTCTGATGGCGTTAACGGCTGACCACTGAAATGGTTTGGCAGCCAACGATCACGCCAAATAAGTGTTGTCTCTCCATTGCCAATTCTCCTAATCAACCCCTGTGTGAGCACTTCCCGACCAGCCAAGATTGCCCTCCAAGTATGACTCGCATGTTTCTTCCTTGTAGTTGTCAAGAAGGAGCTATCATTGTAGTACCCCCCCTTAAGCACTCGGGCACATAGACTGTCCGGGAACATCAATAGCCTCCAACCTTGTTTTCCAAG
Proteins encoded:
- the LOC120670472 gene encoding protein NDL1-like, giving the protein MRRWGSKAAAAGASWREKEGVVGETGGGRTGEEGRRCHATSTAAPVRSAAAAGMGDSGGSVLSVDIERISFGGKEHHIQTNHGSVSVAIYGDHDKPALITYPDIALNYMSCFQGLLFCPEAASLLLHNFCIYHISPPGHELGAAPILPSSPVASVDDLADQVADVLDFFGLDSVMCLGVTAGAYILTLFATKYRERVLGLILVSPLCKTPSWSEWFYNKVMSNLLYYYGMCNVVKDILLQRYFGKGVRGYSNEPESDIVRACRSFLDQRQGMNVWRFIQTINERKDLTENLKQLQCRTLIFVGENSQFHAEAVHMTAKLDSRYSALVEVQACGSVVTEEQPHAMLIPMEYFLMGYGLYRPSQINCSPRSPLNPFCVSPELLSPESMGVKLKPIKTRANLKA